From a region of the Mycobacteroides saopaulense genome:
- a CDS encoding carboxymuconolactone decarboxylase family protein: MSRHRVYIDKQTPSVYQGLTKAAAELRTRAAEAGLSRTTLELVNIRVSQLNRCSFCLDLHTRIALEEGESTQRIAVLPAWREADLFSEVERAALAIAEAVTEVTGDHLTDEQYAAARAQLSDDQVSALVWSAIMINTFNRISILSRHPIKRR; this comes from the coding sequence ATGAGCCGGCATCGCGTCTACATCGACAAGCAAACCCCGTCTGTCTACCAGGGACTGACCAAGGCCGCCGCCGAGCTGCGCACGCGGGCCGCCGAGGCAGGGCTCTCGCGAACAACGTTGGAACTGGTCAACATTCGGGTATCCCAGCTGAACCGCTGCTCGTTTTGCCTGGACCTGCACACCCGGATCGCGCTGGAAGAGGGCGAGTCGACACAACGCATCGCCGTACTGCCGGCGTGGCGGGAAGCCGACTTGTTCAGCGAGGTGGAGCGAGCGGCCCTGGCCATCGCCGAAGCGGTGACGGAGGTCACCGGAGACCATCTCACCGACGAGCAATACGCCGCGGCGCGTGCGCAGTTGTCCGATGATCAGGTATCGGCGCTGGTGTGGTCGGCAATCATGATCAATACCTTCAACCGGATTTCGATTCTGAGCCGTCATCCGATCAAGCGGCGCTGA